The following coding sequences are from one Electrophorus electricus isolate fEleEle1 chromosome 22, fEleEle1.pri, whole genome shotgun sequence window:
- the rad23b gene encoding UV excision repair protein RAD23 homolog B, giving the protein MQITLKTLQQQTFKIDIDAEETVKALKEKIESEKGKESFPVAGQKLIYAGKILNDDTALKEYKIDEKNFVVVMVAKPKAAPAATTPPTSTSTATSTTTPTTTSSTTAVASQAPAESAPKEDKPAEENPPPSAAPSSTTTPARSPGLTNVNIFEEATSALVTGQSYEDMVTEIMLMGYEREQVVAALRASFNNPDRAVEYLLTGIPVESEGTAGGADPVAPSGGTPAASTGLSSPSSTAPTQPSSGSAANPLEFLRNQPQFLQMRQIIQQNPSLLPALLQQIGRENPQLLQQISSHQEQFIQMLNEPAQEAGQGGGGGGVAEAGGGHMNYIQVTPQEKEAIERLKALGFPEGLVIQAYFACEKNENLAANFLLQQNFDDD; this is encoded by the exons ATGCAGATCACACTGAAAACCCTCCAGCAGCAGACGTTTAAGATCGACATTGATGCAGAAGAGACG GTAAAGGCCTTAAAGGAGAAGAtcgagagtgagaaagggaaggagagctTTCCAGTGGCTGGCCAGAAGTTGATCTATGCAG GCAAAATCCTTAACGATGACACGGCACTCAAAGAGTACAAGATAGATGAGAAGAACTTTGTGGTCGTCATGGTAGCAAAG CCTAAAGCAGCACCAGCAGCTACTACGCCCccaacctccacctccacagcGACCAGCACTACAACTCCCACAACCACCTCGTCTACGACCGCTGTGGCTAGCCAAGCCCCCGCGGAGAGTGCCCCAAAGGAGGACAAACCGGCCGAGGAGAACCCCCCTCCCAGTGCGGCGCCCTCTTCCACCACCACGCCTGCCAG ATCTCCTGGTTTGACAAATGTGAACATATTTGAAGAAGCCACATCTGCTTTGG TAACCGGCCAGTCGTATGAGGACATGGTGACTGAGATCATGCTGATGGGGTATGAACGAGAGCAGGTGGTGGCTGCCCTGCGTGCCAGCTTCAACAACCCAGACCGAGCCGTTGAGTACCTGCTCACG GGCATCCCTGTGGAGAGTGAGGGCACTGCAGGTGGTGCTGACCCAGTGGCTCCATCGGGGGGAACCCCGGCCGCCTCCACGGGCCTCTCCTCGCCGTCCAGCACGGCCCCGACACAGCCCAGCAGCGGCTCTGCCG cGAACCCTCTGGAGTTCCTAAGGAACCAGCCACAGTTTCTACAAATGAGGCAGATCATACAGCAGAACCCATCACTGCTGCCAGCCCTGCTCCAACAGATCGGCAGAGAGAACCCCCAgctactgcag CAAATCAGCAGCCACCAGGAGCAGTTCATTCAGATGCTTAATGAGCCTGCCCAGGAGGCAGggcagggtggaggtggtgggggtgtggctgAAGCTGGAGGTGGGCACATGAACTATATACAGGTCACGCCCCAGGAAAAGGAAGCCATTGAGCgg CTAAAGGCCTTAGGTTTCCCAGAAGGACTAGTTATCCAGGCCTACTTCGCCTGTGAGAAGAATGAGAACCTGGCCGCTAACTTCCTTTTACAACAGAACTTCGACGATGACTAA